In Carassius auratus strain Wakin chromosome 41, ASM336829v1, whole genome shotgun sequence, the DNA window taaaccgttgctgtattgtggggtgtaaataGCGCaacataatcgccatggggaaaataaaatgagaatggattaactttacaccgctttcctgcttggaggcgcgatggagaccataacatctggatattaatttatatagcttaagtcaacattgaaaataaggaaaaattcttcggttactcatccaaaatacggaaaatttcaacattcatctttttgttgctatccctctgctgacataaaaaaaattcgAACtaaaaaactgctgcattaactaacgttaagcgatttgtgaagttaggtctaacgtgactttagttacatattggcgtgaaatcgtgcttttacaacaaccacgctatcttaaaaagcccaacatcacgctaaggttgctttcaagtaagcaaaacgatgctttgaaaacagctgtttcgctggaagggcaaggagtagcaacaggacaacaacacagagacttgacaggtccaATTGAagagctaacgggatattttacaggaaaatacccatccatttgtgaactgtacatgagacttcagtgacttgtagcttcggaactattctgaagtttaggcactcacaaaacaaacaaggtagccgaagatatctattatgcaaaagtgcggcagcaagtctccgtcggtaacttactccactatttgttgggaatttcatatggttCCAAACCGTTcgtgccgattttgtccacataccggtccctggcatccatatttagcgtatccctataaatcccacaaccttttcacgattttactatcttttctctttctcctaactctgcttcttctcgttctacttaatgtatgtttacattcgtgaggctgccagcaggaccgccacgtcccagaatgcaacgcggcgcccaagcccAATTATGTGCAGGTGTTTAAAAAGGCTACTTAAACATACATACTTGTATATTCCATGTTGCTGCAAGGTCAGAAGACTACAACCTTAGCCATGTGCCTGAGATAAGACCCACCTGTTTTCTATAGTCTACTAATAGGCAGCAGAAGTTGTGTCAAGTCCAGGGGACTTTTAGTGACCAAAgtttatttaataacttaatCACAGTTAGCCCTCAAGGCACTTATAACAACTTGTGGAAATGACACATTATTTCTTCTGGCAGTCTTAACCATTagaaaaacagtgttttattttaggACTGAAGGTGAGACATAGTGAGATATGAGAGACCAGGAAGGTTGAAAGGTGGAAACATGTCTGGAGGCAGGATTTTGCACTAAGCCAGGTGGCAGCAGCCTGAACAGCAGTGAACATGGCGGCCACAGTGTCTGGCAAGGCCACACCACAGAGCTGAGGCAGATTGATGGATATGTCTTAGTGCTTGTGGTTGGATAGTTCCTCTGGGAGGTCGGCTGTGGTAGTTCTCCACCACATCAGAACCAACCACTTCGAGAGAACCAGAAACTTCCTCCAATGCCTGGGAATTCACTGGGGTATCCCAGAAGTGCAGGATGTGCTACATGGCAGTGTCTCTAGTTTTGTCTCAGTGCCAAAATTCCCTCAAACACAATTTCATTGAAACAACTTTAGTTTATTCTACCATCTTTGCTATGACGTTTGCACCAATCctttaatgctattttttttattattattagaagtttttgtaatatatataaaaaaacataagttggattttaaatgcagtactttttttgataattttggAATACCACTCTCACAGGATCCactcttgctaaataaaaaatatttcctaCTTTTCCATCCAATTTCTCCAAAAGGAGTGTTAAGCTCTGAGCTGTGGATTTTCTGCTGCATAACAACTGTCATTGATggtctttcaaattaaatttagtcTAAAGGAAGCTCCTCCAAGTCTGAGGATAAAGATGAACAAATCCTCCGTCTCCATTAAGTTACACAATCTACCTCCCCTACATTCAGTCATAGTGTAaaatcctttctctctctttgtgtgtgtatatatatatatatatatatatatatatatatatatatatatatatatatatatatatatatatatatatatatatatatatatatatatatatatatatatacacacacacacacacacacacacacacacacacatatatatatatatatatatatatgcaaactcATCTTCTGGTGGTGTTCAGCACCTGGGTCCCTTTTGGCTTGTGCGATTTTACTTTCTTGCACTGCAATATTTCATCCACCTTCAAAGCTGGAGTTATAGTTTCCCCCACTGAGGATGATTCAACTCCCAGTGATCCTAGACACTATTTTATCTCCTCCCTGCTCTATTGGATCACAGCCAGATGAAATACACAAGCTAATGTACATGACATACAGGCAACTAGTAATgcagacaaaaacacaatatatgtATCTATTATTCTAGAACAGTGACCCTCAAATCTGGctcacgagatccactttcctgttggagtttaactccaaccctaatcaaacacacctgagtttgCTAAATTAGCCAGATTCGAGGATCactgttcaaaaacaaaaacaacataagaTAATGAGAActatattattttcattcacaCCAAGGGATGataacattgtttattataaGTGCATGCTGGAGTTTTGTCATATCAAATGCTCAAGCTCACTAAAATTAGCTGAATTCTGCTTGActgttgatgtttttattgtttatgggctggaaaatcgttctgaaagtgattccaacaatattgtTACTCTGTGTTGTAATCCTTATTGTTGTGGTTTGGGCTTTCCTTGTTCACATTGAGTaactttatagttatcatccttggtgtgaatggCCCAAATTACCATATTTCATTGAGTTAGATAAAATCTACTGATGGCAAATGTTTCACACAGGGCCAATTCATCTATGGGATAATCTAAAGGGGCGTATCCCCCTATTCACAACAAGACGAGTCAATCTGCACATGTAAACCCTGCACATTTATCCTTAGAGACACAAAGCCTGTACCAATTTGTGTAAACATGAGAAATTAAATCACTGACAAAGACAGCAATGCTTCTGATATCATGACCATGATTAGTGTTGAAGTGTCCTTTTAGGTGTGGGCTACATTTTGTCTTGTCAGCAGCCTTAGCActttcaaatgagccatttgagTTCATCTAGAGTTTAAACAAGACATGACAGCAGGTTTGGGGATAGCCCGAGAGTAGTACAAGCATTTGAGACACAGGCTTGCACGTGTCTATGTGGATAAGGTGGGGTTTGGAGGGTCCACAAGGCCTTGTAAACATGCACGATGACGTTAAAGGCTGTGACATGTGCCAGTTAGTCTCACACAGTGCTGTAGTCCATCAGGTCAAACTCTCAGGCCAGAACTGCTTTATAATCTTAACCTAGAGGGAAATTATCAAAGAAACAAATAAGATTTGAGTCATGAGAGTCAATAAAACAATACGGCATTATTAAAACAATGGCCGTCTTCAGCAGTAATAAGACAGAGGGTCTTCGAAAAGCCCTCTGAAATCTAAATTTCACTGTTCATGCGTTCCCACGGAGATATAAACAGATGATGTCAGAGGGTGGTGCTGCATAGTCACGTCTGCCAAGCAGATGGGGAACAGCATTAGTTAGGAAACTTGGAACAAATGGACATGAAGACTGCACAGATATTCAGAAAAGGAGGAAAGATGTAGAAATATGATGCTGTCTGAAATATACTTACGGTAATGCCGCAAACACATATGCATAcattcggtagcactttattttacagtcctgttcctcatatagatactatgtacttattatagtaattaccataactatgtaataactaggtactaactctgaacctacccctaaacctaaccctaccccatgtatttaccttgtgttaccagaactttcttagataaatagactgtatgtacactataagtacatgttagtacacgtactgtaaaataaagtgcaaccatgcATTCTATGCATCTATATGGGCAAACGTCTGTCATTGTCACCACAAAGCTGCCCACACATccactttcatttcatttatgaGAAGCTGTTCTGAAAGGGATGGTtctgccaaaaatgaaaattctgtcttcatttacccaaccttatgtcattccaaacctgtatgacgtcAGTTCTTCTGCGAAACACAATGGAAGTTATTTTGAAGGACGGTTTTTGTCTATACAGTTGTCAGCTGGATCCAAAACAACATTGAGCTTCCTGTCTTTcatggacaaaaaataaaatgaaataaataaacagttattccaatttttctaaatatcttcttttacgtTCCACATAAGAACCTCTTTGGTCCAATAGTGGCAAGTCATAATATtcaatatcatattttttattttcagatgaGATGTGATAAAGTGATCACCTACTTGAGGATTGTTTGGACGACACTGTTCGGCATTTCGCTGCTTGTGGGAATCTCTACTGCTTATATCATGGGGTATAAGCTTATAACGACTGCAGGCAACTACTTGTCCTTTGGTCTTTATGGGGCAATTCTAGTCATTCACCTCATCATCCAGAGCTTTTTTGCTCTACTGGAACACAGGAACATGAAACGTTCCCTGGAAACACCGATCAAACTCAACAAGTCACTGGCCCTTTGCATTGCAGCCTATCAGGAAGACCCCAACTACCTgagaaaatgtttaatatcaGTGAAGAGGCTCACCTACCCTGGGATAAAGGTCATTATGGTTATCGACGGGAACAATGATGATGACTGCTACATGATGGAGATCTTTCGGGAGATTATGGGCCGGGACAAGGCAGCCACATACATTTGGAAAAGCAACTATCACCAGAAAGGACCAGAGGAAACTGAAGAATCATACACCGAGAGCTTGCAGCACGTTTCTCGACTAGTTCTCAACAATAAGTGTGTGTGCATCATGCAGAAGTGGGGTGGGAAGAGGGAGGTCATGTACACCCCCTTCAAAGCCCTGGGCAGAAGTGTCGACTACATACAGGTGAGACTATTTCTCTCGGGCAGCTTTAGCTTTGCCTAGCTACAATAAGTACATGGGGAGAACACAGGCAAATTGTACAAAGAAGCTTTTGTGACTCCATGAGTGGATGCTAGGCTGAAGCATGTAGTACACTTAGAGAGAGGAAAGTACATTCCTGGATAACACTGATGGTCTTCATTGAGTTGCATCAGTTGAAATTCATTTGCATATCCTGGGGCTATTTCTGGCACTGCCAGAACAGAACAGTGGTATTTTCCATGCCATCTTGGAGCACATACTATTAGCTCATGACATTAAGTAGTTATTTAGCACAAGAGAACATGTCACACAAATACATGTACGTACATAAGtcacataaatacataaagtgAAATAATGCCAATTATGGTGTCCCACACTATGAATGTGTACTCcaaatttaacccatccaagcgtacacacacagcagtgggcagccatttttttactttggtgcctggggagcagttgggggtttggtgccttgcttaagggtggtattgagggtggaagagagcattGTTCATTCACTTCACTCATCAATAATCCCTGGTGGTACCGGGACTCAAACCTGCAATCTCCTCTAACTATTAAACCCCCAAGGACCTTTTCTGTAATTGCCACCCCTGAATATTTACAAGCTACAAACAAAGGAGGCTAATTGTTTTGGAGAAATTTCATAATGGCACACAGTCGAGAACAGCTGTGTTCTTGTGTTTTCACATCACAAAACAGACCCTCTGTTGCTTGGGTGGAATGCTACATGGGAATATTTACATTTGTCCAAACTTTTTGCAACAATATGTCTTTCTAAAGATTTATTATTTAAGATCAAATGTCATCTTATGTAATCCAAACAACTGTGCAATCGATGTTGATGTAAGAAAGATTCAAGCTCTCCAAACTCAAAACCAAGAAGAAAATCTGAACGTTTTTGGTTTCCATGCCacaacttttagtttttttgtctgtGCAAATATGCTCTACGTATTTGGCCATTTGGCACATaaacatcacataaaaaaaaaaaaaaaaaaaaaaaaaaaaaagtgttctgtaTGAACAGCCTCTGAGAAAGGTAAACCTGAAGCTGTACATCATTACCAGTACTTTTGTGAAGGAATATGATGTTATTTTATCCACATGCCACTTGGTTCCATTAAGTGTGGAGCCCTAATTGTGTTTAACTTATCAGTGATCTTGCTACCTGGCTTGTGGTTAGTCTTACTATGGGGAGTAGCTATAAAAGCAAACTGGCATACATGACATTCCATGGAAAAAGCGAGACAACCTCTGGGCGATGCCTGCTTAACGTTTCAATGTTAGAACACTTAAACCAAATCTCTACTGATATTTGGACAGTGTTCTCATGTTTTATTAACCAACATGTTTGGCTCTATAACTGAACGTGTAAACGAGAACTTAATAATTAAGATGACTTCTGGGAGAGACTTGTATACTTGTCCCAACATATTTAGCAGCACATTTGATTTATTGTGACCAATCACGCAAAGACAATCTAGCTTATTTATATGTGACTgtggaaaataattatatttgcagCTAATATAAATCTCTTTGAAGGAACACTCATCATATTAATGATGATATTAGGCATCTTTTAACTTGTTGAACAATGTGGTGCATCAGTACATGTGGAGCAAAAACTTAATTTCTCAGAGAACATTTGGTTCAAACATATGTATAATGCATAACTGAaggcattttcatattttatattgagtgtgtatcTTTTATTGATGTGCCTATATTATGCTGGAAACAGGTATGTGATTCGGACACCATGTTGGACCCGGCCTCCTCAGTGGAGATGGTGAAGGTTCTGGAAGAAGATCCCATGGTTGGAGGAGTAGGCGGAGATGTACAGGTATGTGTTCTCTAGCAATGTTAACAACATACTGCATACAGATTCGCTTTGATTTCCCCACTGATTTCTGTTTGTTATTCTGTCCCTCTAGATTCTAAACAAATACGAATCATGGGTCTCCTTCCTCAGCAGTGTGAGATATTGGATGGCGTTCAACATTGAAAGAGCTTGCCAGTCCTATTTTGGGTGCGTTCAATGTATCAGCGGGCCCTTGGGGATGTACAGGAACTCCCTGCTTCATGAGTTCCTGGAGGACTGGTACAATCAGACATTCATGGGAAGCCACTGCAGTTTTGGCGATGACCGCCACCTGACCAACCGAGTCCTGAGCCTGGGATATGCCACGAAATACACAGCCCGCTCCAAGTGTTTGACCGAGACGCCTATTACCTACCTACGCTGGCTCAACCAGCAGACCCGCTGGAGTAAATCATATTTCAGAGAGTGGCTTTACAACTCCATGTGGTTTCACAAGCACCACTTGTGGATGACCTATGAAGCTGTCATAACCGGCTTCTTCCCCTTTTTTCTCATCGCCACTGCAATCCAGCTGTTCTACCAGGGCAGGGTCTGGAACATCCTACTGTTCCTGCTGATCGTCCAGGTGGTGGCGCTCATCAAGTCTTCGTTCGCCAGTTGCCTCCGTGGAAACATCGTCATGGTCTTCATGTCCTTCTACTCAGTGTTATACATGTCAAGTCTCCTACCGGCAAAGATGTTCGCAATAGCCACCATTAACAAATCCGGTTGGGGAACGTCTGGAAGGAAGACCGTTGTGGTAAACTTTATCGGACTTATTCCGatctcagtttggttcaccaTTCTTTTTGTTGgtattatttatacaataatcCAAGAGACCCGAAAGCCTTTTCCGGAGTCTGAAAAAGTTGTTTTGATAATCGGCGCAATTGTGTATGCCAGCTACTGGGTCGTCTTTTTGACTTTGTACGCTGTTCTCATTATGAAGTGTGGCAAGAGGAAGAAAGGACAACAGTATGACATGGTTCTTGACGTATAGTATTTCCCAGTTCCCCGTATCCTTTCTTTTCTacgtttacattaaaaacaatcttAGACTGCTATCTGAAGGCGGACTGTCTGCAGGTGACAAGAGATAATCCTGTAAGGAGGCATCATTGCTGCTGTGACTGTTACTATGGATTTTCCTTTGAAGTGATAAAGGAAAAACATTGTAATATGTGAGCTTtgacactcttgatgttttagtaTCCCGTCTCCAAATGACAACTTCTTTGCACTTTCACGTTCACTCTCATTATGCATAATGCTTGATATAGAACTTTAAGGGTCAAAATACCTCAGTGGTTGCATTGTGTGAGTGTTTGGGGTCAATGAGactcattttttttcttagtaatttattatttttaatttagcttgtttttatatatatattaaatatattacgtATACATTTTTAGACGGAAATCCAAAACAGAACttctgagtatttttttttttttattattgtgctgGACTTGTGCTGTATTTGCATAATGTATTTTATTGCCTTTTATATAGACTTGTTTATTTTTTGCTCTGCCACCAAAGATTctctattttcaataaaaattaagaaatgtaacTCTTTAAGACTTGCCTATCTGaccaaaatgtgaaattaaaaagctGGATTTGTCTCTGTGATGACAGCAATAAAAGGCAAATCTAGGGATAAGTTATGCATTGACAAGAAGGGCTATTATAATAGTTATTACATGGAACATTATGGTTTATAGCTGTCTTGCATGTTTCTTagcaaaatatttgtaataagaAATCATCGTATGCTGGTTCAGTTGAATGTTTTGAATTGTCCTGTCAAAATAATTGACAGTCCCACACAATCAATGcaatttcagcaaaaaaaaaaaaagaaagaaagaaagaaacgttTCCACTGATTCCAAACCTTAATTTCCAAGTAATGCCTTACCTtaataaaatgcctttttttgACTGATTATATTTACCagcattatttaatgtttacCAAATGTTTAAGAATATTATGATTTGATTCGTATATTTCAAAGTGGCAACATGTGATGATGAgtgaagttactttttttttttttacaatagactATGGATTGTAATTGATGAGGGCTTTTACAAAAGCAGTATTGTCATAAAGCACTTTTGTGTTTGTgccaaataaaagaaacatttttataatgtgtGTCCAATGTTCTGTTTCCTTTGTAAGCATCATGtccttgaaaaataaatatatgacctGATGAATCAGATTTTTCTCTCTTAACTCTGGCATCTGTTCGTTTAGTGATTAGGGGAATTCCCGAGGCTTCAGGCTGCTCTTACACACAAGGACCTTGCTTGGCCTTCGTTCTGCTCATCAGCAACTGATGAGGGATGAATAGAACAATTATTTTCACGTTGTATCAGGAAAGACGATTGCCATGGCGATGCTTTTTGTTTATGACATATACATTGTTAGCAGGATGGAGTAGCCATGTAGCCAGAGTCTAGACTGAGCACTTAAAGATGTCTACAGTGCTACATTATAATCCCTCAGCGCAAAGCTGTCATGTTAGTCTATAAATCAAAGATGGTGTCTTAGGTCAGAGATGAAACTCACGGTTCATGGTCATCCTGAATAAGTTCCACTAAAAGACTGTTCTCTGAAATGGATTTAGCTCATGTCATGTTTCCAAGCACTCCCAGGGCTCTGGGAAGATGTCTGCACAGAGGTAACAATTCACTTGATGTAACTGCCAGGTGGAGGTGGACACACCGAATGGCACGAATCACACTGAAGACTTGTAAAACACTAACTGTGTCTGCAGATGAGCCAAATGCATTGtcaattttatattcaaaatatgaagatttataattttttaatcaacTGAGCTGCATCGACATGTCTGCATCGACATGTCTAATTAGTTATTTTACATCCAGTTTGTACCAATTTGTTTATAGAACtgacttttaaaataaacactcaGATGATATGTAAATATGCCATTACAGGCTCATCAAATCTTCTATGTATTCATATTTGATCTGAAAATGAGAGATGATGTGGCTAATAGAAGCATTTTAAGATTAATCAGTTAAAGTGTGGCCTGAGTGGTCTACTTAGGAAGTTTTAAtgataaatttaataatatttggcTGAAGTATTCCTTCAGATCTGTGAATATCAAAACATTTCATACACAAGATGAGCATTAAGCACTGCTGTTTTAAATAGAACACAGAACAAACTACAAATTCTCATAACTCACATTCTTTGCATGAAAGGAGGAAAGGTATATACAATGCAAACTAAATTAAGTCGTCACAAATGTCCACCAGTGGCAAAGTCTTTATGACAAACATAATTTGTGCTCTCATAGCCATGAGATGAAGAAATGAAGATCAACTTCCATTGTGAACAGCTAAATATTTTGTTAACTCACACagagaattattaaaataaaataataataatataactcaAATAAGCATATATTTTGCTGTTATTGCTTCATTGCTGTTACTGCAGTCACTTAAATAAAGCAATAAGAGTACTTGAACTTCTTGATTAGATTTGAGTTGAAAGTGCTTGCACGTTATACATAATTCAATGTAAAGGCCTAAATTAACTCAAATCTTTCAAGTCTCTTGAAGTTACTTTAGGGGAATAAGGAACCACTAGCTCTGAAAACCTGGAGAGACAAGCCCCTCTTTGTATCTTATGGAGCTTTATGTTTCTGTTTAAATTAATACATCCCCAGTCATGCAAGATATCAAAACTacagagccccacacatgacatgccaGAGAAAAttaattgtgcacacaatttattaatttgtttcaatGTACAATTTAATAATGTGTTCCCTTGTTTTAAGTAAATTGTGAGCTCAATATAATAGATCGTAATAATAGGGTTGCAGCACAAGAAAGTGTTTTTCCAATTAGAAGTTTAATTGGTGAAATTGGTGAAATTAAGTAATTGGGGTTAAATTTAGAGTGATGGAATGTGTGGGGGATTGACTGAGGTGACCACCTATCATAAAACCAGAAACATGTAACTCAGTGTCTTTCATTCAGTAAGAACCTAAACCTATCACGTGGAGTCTTTAAACCCCAGGCTGCCCATTCAACATGGTTATAAATCATCCTATACTGAAAGTTTGGGCAGATAACATCCACAGTCATTAAGACAAATTGTCCCTTTGCAACATGCAAATGCCTAAAGGATATTCCACTGAGACAGCAGCCTTCCAGTATTACCTTTACTGAACAATTTCTCACATCACCCAGATCTGTTGGGATGTTTTCCGCAATCATTGTGTTGGACCAAGAAGAATCAGATTTGCAACGTGAAGATGAGGTCATGGGTTTTAAGCGACAGGCCAAGTGTGGAGCTCTGCTCTGCTTGCATTGATGTGTCTCACATGACAGGAAGTATCATATGGAAAGGTCATTTGAAAGACTGCATAGGGAGAATTGACAGGTCAGAGGTTCACTAGGGCATGCAATCTTCATTGGTCAATTTTGTAAATCTGGtgcctcagaaacttcctgtatGACTTGTGAGAATTTACATCCATATAATACCTACACTACATTTTTATTCAAGTGGAGTGAATCAGGAGTTTATGACACAAGTACATGTGCATCTTAATAAGAATGAAAATTATATTGTTGACTGCAAATTAAAGTGTTTGTAGAACTAAATTAATgacataacatatatataataataataataataataaaaagaaggcAATAGTTGGCATTGTTAGATGAATTAATTGTCAACtcacaacaaattaattaaaaaatctgcATAGCAGTGAGACTCTTACAATAGGTGAGAATGGAGGCAATCAGTTAATGTTAAAAACCTAACTGTATCAATATAAAGTATAGACATAATATGCAAATgtgacaagtggggcggggcAGAGAGCTGTGGAAATGGAGTGAGGCTCCAGAAGGATAAAAGGAGTAAcaacagtgaaggacaagagagttCCAGGCCTGCactttatgttgttttgtttgtgcagggagtcaattaaaaaaaaagtaaaattaaaaaataaactgacaacAAAAAACCTGCTTTGCATGTTGGGTTTACTTAAAAAAAGCACAGTATattgtaaaagaaaagcaatgcAGTATATGCAGTAAATGATACGGTATATGCACTTCTTTTTTACTGAAAGTTGTAGGCTGTTATAAGTCAAGCTCAAGTCAAGTCGAGATTTATTGTCATTCCACTAAATATGTGGCCATACAGTGGAATGAAATGTCATGTCTTGCAGGACGACAGTGTTACATGAAGAAACATAAAGATAAACATACAACACTagatgtaagaattttttttagaactttccGTAGTGGTattctaactatatatatatgattattaaacgattattaggaacacctatTCAATTTcttattaatgcaattatctaatcaaccaatcacatggcagttgattcaatgcatttaggggtgtgacaatctcctgaactacaaactgaatgtcagaatagGAAAGAAATGTggtttaagcaattttgagtgtggcatggttgatgccttgttgatgctagaggtcagaggagaatgggccgactgattcaagctgagagaagagcaactttgactgaaaaaaCCACTTGTAAAAactgaggtatgcagcaaagcatttgtgaagccacaacacgcacaaccttgaggcagatgggctacaacagcagaagaccccaccgtgtaccactcatctccactacaaataggaaaaatagGCTACAATTTGCAAGAGCTCACCAAAATAGGACAgttagagtcagaatttggcgtaatcagaatgagaacatggatccgtCATGCCTTGTtcccactgtgcaggctgctgctggtggtgtcaTGGTGcaggggatgttttcttggcacacttaaGGCTCATTAAGGCCCCTTAATGGGCATCAATTAAATGccatggcctacctgagcattgtttctgaccatgtccatccctttatgaccaccatgtacccatcctctgatggctacgtccagcaggataatgcaccatgtcacgaagcttgaatcatttcaaattggtttcttgaacatgacaatgagttcactgtactaaaatggcccccacagtcaccagatctcaacccaatagagcatctttgggatgtgttgGAATGGGAGctttgtgccctggatgtgcatcccacaaatctccatcaaatgcaa includes these proteins:
- the LOC113059902 gene encoding hyaluronan synthase 2-like; the encoded protein is MRCDKVITYLRIVWTTLFGISLLVGISTAYIMGYKLITTAGNYLSFGLYGAILVIHLIIQSFFALLEHRNMKRSLETPIKLNKSLALCIAAYQEDPNYLRKCLISVKRLTYPGIKVIMVIDGNNDDDCYMMEIFREIMGRDKAATYIWKSNYHQKGPEETEESYTESLQHVSRLVLNNKCVCIMQKWGGKREVMYTPFKALGRSVDYIQVCDSDTMLDPASSVEMVKVLEEDPMVGGVGGDVQILNKYESWVSFLSSVRYWMAFNIERACQSYFGCVQCISGPLGMYRNSLLHEFLEDWYNQTFMGSHCSFGDDRHLTNRVLSLGYATKYTARSKCLTETPITYLRWLNQQTRWSKSYFREWLYNSMWFHKHHLWMTYEAVITGFFPFFLIATAIQLFYQGRVWNILLFLLIVQVVALIKSSFASCLRGNIVMVFMSFYSVLYMSSLLPAKMFAIATINKSGWGTSGRKTVVVNFIGLIPISVWFTILFVGIIYTIIQETRKPFPESEKVVLIIGAIVYASYWVVFLTLYAVLIMKCGKRKKGQQYDMVLDV